A single genomic interval of Silene latifolia isolate original U9 population unplaced genomic scaffold, ASM4854445v1 scaffold_144, whole genome shotgun sequence harbors:
- the LOC141637785 gene encoding glutaredoxin-C1-like, which yields MQYHQQMHQEAATWGYYMGVPINMRVVDPLERVARLASESAVVIFSVSSCCMCHAVKRLFCGMGVNPTVHELDHDPRGNEMERALMRLLGLPASPSVPVVFIGGKLVGAMDRVMASHINGSLVPLLKEAGALWL from the coding sequence ATGCAATACCACCAGCAGATGCATCAAGAGGCAGCAACGTGGGGTTACTACATGGGAGTTCCTATCAATATGAGGGTGGTGGACCCACTTGAAAGGGTGGCTCGTCTGGCTTCCGAGAGTGCTGTCGTCATATTCAGTGTGAGCAGCTGTTGCATGTGTCATGCTGTCAAGAGGCTCTTTTGTGGGATGGGTGTCAATCCTACTGTCCACGAGCTTGATCATGATCCACGTGGCAATGAAATGGAGAGGGCTCTCATGAGGCTGCTAGGCCTTCCCGCTTCACCGTCTGTTCCGGTCGTCTTCATTGGTGGCAAGCTTGTTGGTGCCATGGATCGTGTTATGGCTTCCCATATTAATGGCTCCCTTGTTCCTCTTCTTAAGGAGGCTGGTGCTCTTTGGCTTTAA
- the LOC141637794 gene encoding leucine-rich repeat protein 1-like, producing MGCGCCGYGAIFLLAMSLAVAAVNGNVEVDALHEWRQIVSDPNNVMQSWDPTLINPCTWFHITCNQDNSVTRVELGNAGLSGSLTPALGNLTNLQYLEVFGNKLTGEIPAELGRLSKLVSLDLSNNQLWGSIPASLGNLKYMRFLRLNGNDLTGDIPTKVLQLIRWDHLRLFNVSDNSLTPSLPSTQTKGRPMVTIIIQDPTA from the exons ATGGGTTGTGGTTGTTGTGGTTATGGAGCTATATTTTTGTTAGCCATGTCCTTGGCAGTTGCGGCAGTTAATGGCAATGTTGAAG tGGATGCTCTCCATGAATGGAGGCAAATTGTGTCTGACCCAAATAATGTGATGCAAAGTTGGGATCCGACCTTGATCAATCCGTGCACCTGGTTCCATATAACTTGCAACCAAGATAACAGCGTCACCAGAGT GGAACTCGGGAACGCTGGACTATCAGGGAGTCTTACACCGGCTCTTGGGAACCTAACTAATCTGCAATACTT GGAAGTATTTGGTAACAAGCTGACGGGAGAAATTCCCGCAGAACTAGGGAGATTGAGTAAGTTGGTGAGCTTGGATTTGTCAAATAATCAACTTTGGGGATCCATCCCAGCAAGCCTAGGGAATTTGAAGTATATGAGGTTCCT AAGACTCAACGGTAATGACCTAACTGGTGACATCCCAACCAAGGTCCTTCAACTTATCAGATGGGATCATCTTAGACTCTT CAATGTGTCGGATAATTCCTTGACGCCAAGCCTTCCTTCCACACAAACTAAAG GCCGGCCTATGGTCACCATCATCATACAAGATCCCACGGCTTAA
- the LOC141637793 gene encoding uncharacterized protein At2g33490-like → MKTSIKKLLQHHNYHHKQNRKDRKIQPLAQLDELAKASEAMQDMRDCYDSLLSAAAAATNSAYEFSESLREMGVCLLQKIALNDDEQSGKAMLMLGKVQFQLQKQVDGYRSHIFQTITVPSESLINQLQTLEDMKHQCDEKRELFEYMKANYRDKGRSRSGKGESFSLQQLQAAKDEFDEEATLFVFRLKSLKQGQSRSLLTQAARHHAAQLSFFRKAVKSLEAVEPHVQLVTRQQHIDYQFSGLDDEESEDDEDDNDNDDDDVDDSDASSVEDEGELTFDYRQNAPQFSNLSSVKTTMQENAKGHQNPLTGDRKILSQSAPLISQRQFDPAERIRQLQPSSSKKFHAYVLPRPSGNLVPQTKSSLQNNPNLFHSYPLEPKNYKALLGTENLSGPIILNSKSILKERNNNRIPPPLTEKVSSQQLNQQILSGSKKPKLQSFSGPVTSLPLYSKPSLSAGNLAMAAKIPQFSSGPILRTATYQSSSPQKSPSASPTFASSPRINELHELPRPPVSSSYHSARSPDFVGFSAPLVSRSPENSSANKFSALKKVSVLPAPPVVSISSMPLSNPGGGRRSPPSRPLRASHNSEKLEDTVSPPLSPIMLANLHPT, encoded by the exons ATGAAGACGTCGATTAAGAAACTACTGCAACATCATAATTATCATCATAAGCAGAATCGCAAGGACAGAAAAATTCAACCTCTTGCTCAATTGGATGAGCTCGCTAAAGCTTCTGAG GCTATGCAAGACATGCGAGACTGCTACGATAGTTTGCTTTCTGCTGCTGCTGCCGCTACTAACAGTGCTTATG AGTTTTCGGAATCATTGCGTGAAATGGGTGTTTGTCTTCTCCAGAAAATCGCATTGAATGATGATGAACAATCTG GTAAAGCTATGCTGATGCTAGGAAAAGTACAGTTCCAACTTCAAAAACAAGTCGATGGTTAT CGCTCCCATATTTTTCAAACAATTACAGTTCCATCCGAGTCTCTAATAAATCAGCTTCAGACTCTCGAG GACATGAAGCATCAATGTGACGAGAAAAG GGAGCTATTTGAATACATGAAGGCAAATTACAGGGATAAAGGGAGGTCAAGAAGTGGGAAAGGAGAGAGTTTTTCATTGCAGCAGCTACAAGCAGCCAAAGATGAATTTGATGAAGAAGCTACTTTGTTTGTCTTTCGTTTAAAGTCGTTAAAACAGGGTCAGTCTAGAAGTCTTCTTACACAGGCAGCACGCCATCATGCTGCTCAG TTGTCTTTCTTCAGGAAAGCAGTCAAGTCTCTTGAAGCAGTCGAACCACATGTACAATTGGTAACTCGACAGCAACACATAGATTACCAGTTCAGCGGCCTAGATGATGAAGAGTCAGAGGACGATGAAGATGATAatgacaatgatgatgatgatgtcgacGACAGTGATGCTTCTAGTGTAGAAGATGAAGGGGAATTGACTTTTGATTACCGTCAAAATGCTCCACAGTTCAGTAACCTTTCTTCTGTTAAAACTACTATGCAG GAAAATGCGAAAGGCCATCAGAATCCTTTAACAGGAGACAGGAAGATACTCAGCCAGTCGGCTCCTTTGATTTCTCAGCGACAATTTGACCCAGCTGAAAGAATAAGACAACTACAGCCATCATCATCAAAGAAGTTTCACGCATACGTGTTGCCTAGACCATCTGGGAATCTTGTTCCACAGACCAAGTCAAGCCTTCAGAATAACCCTAATCTATTTCACTCGTATCCCCTAGAACCTAAAAATTACAAAGCACTTCTGGGGACTGAAAATTTGTCTGGTCCTATCATCCTAAACTCTAAATCAAttttgaaagaaagaaataatAATCGAATACCCCCACCTTTGACTGAGAAAGTGTCATCACAGCAATTAAATCAACAAATCTTATCTGGTAGCAAAAAACCTAAATTACAATCCTTCTCTGGTCCTGTGACAAGCTTGCCTCTGTACAGTAAACCTTCATTATCTGCTGGCAATCTTGCAATGGCTGCAAAAATTCCACAATTTTCATCAGGACCCATTTTGAGGACCGCAACATATCAGTCGTCCTCCCCCCAAAAATCTCCCAGTGCCTCACCAACATTTGCCTCCTCTCCAAGAATAAATGAGCTTCACGAGCTTCCTAGACCTCCAGTGAGCTCCAGTTACCATTCTGCCAGATCTCCAGATTTTGTGGGATTTTCAGCGCCTCTGGTCTCTAGAAGTCCAGAAAATTCATCCGCAAATAAATTTTCTGCGCTTAAGAAAGTGTCTGTGTTGCCGGCTCCTCCTGTGGTCTCTATTTCATCAATGCCCCTTAGTAATCCTGGAGGAGGCAGAAGATCACCCCCTTCCCGGCCTTTGAGAGCTTCCCATAATTCCGAAAAGCTGGAAGATACTGTCTCACCTCCTTTGTCACCAATTATGTTGGCGAATCTCCATCCAACATGA
- the LOC141637786 gene encoding ATP synthase delta chain, chloroplastic, giving the protein MAAAAAAALQSIVTLKSSTSTSISTSTRVSAALTSVSVSSSSSATFNPLRLTILSRTSNSSRGALGARMYDTCAGRYATALADVANSTGTLPATSDDVAKIEKIFTDADVYSFFSSPVIGTIEKRSVLDEIVESAQLQPHTANFLNILVDMNRIELVKDIVKEFERVYNLITETEMAVVTSVVNLDNDHLAQIAKGVQKLTGAKNVRIKTLIDPTLVAGFTVRYGNGASKLVDFSVKTQLTEIADQLDLSDIQLAAA; this is encoded by the exons ATGGCGGCAGCAGCAGCGGCGGCGTTGCAGAGTATAGTAACTCTGAAATCATCAACAAGTACTAGTATTAGTACTAGTACACGAGTTTCAGCAGCATTGACCTCTGTTTCAGTGTCATCCTCCTCTTCCGCCACCTTCAATCCCCTCCGACTCACCATCCTCTCCCGCACCTCTAACTCCTCCCGTGGTGCTCTCGGTGCTCGCATGTACGATACTTGCGCCGGACGTTACGCCACCGCCCTCGCTGACGTCGCCAACTCCACCGGCACTCTCCCTGCCACCAGTGACGATGTCGCCAAGATCGAGAAGATTTTCACAGATGCTGAT GTATACAGCTTCTTTTCAAGCCCAGTGATAGGGACGATTGAGAAGCGTTCAGTGCTTGATGAGATAGTAGAATCTGCTCAACTCCAACCACACACTGCAAACTTCTTAAACATATTGGTGGACATGAACCGCATAGAGCTGGTGAAGGACATTGTGAAGGAGTTTGAGAGGGTTTACAATCTCATAACTGAAACTGAAATGGCAGTCGTAACTTCAGTGGTTAACCTGGACAATGATCACTTGGCTCAGATTGCCAAGGGTGTCCAGAAATTGACTGGTGCTAAGAATGTCCGCATTAAGACCCTCATTGATCCTACCCTTGTTGCCGGCTTCACTGTCAGGTACGGTAATGGTGcttctaagttggttgatttcAGTGTCAAGACACAGCTCACCGAGATTGCTGATCAACTCGATCTCTCTGATATTCAACTTGCTGCTGCCTAA